The following proteins are encoded in a genomic region of Ferviditalea candida:
- a CDS encoding ketopantoate reductase family protein: MRFLIVGAGAVGGYFGGRLSLKGEDVTFLVRPNRCKRLKEQGLHIQSKHGDIHTPVKVISTEDPAAEPYDVIILAVKAYHFSQAAQDIKRFVGDSTVILPLLNGYGHFLKLQQEFGKNRVLGGLCFIETTLDHDGTIIQTSGLHDVVFGEWDGSASARTDAILEHMSRAGFNVKLSGSIQRDVWHKYIFISSMSGITALMNAPIGPILANEHGRSVYRRLIAEIVRTAKLLDAPVKEDVAEITFKIAESLDFNMKSSMQRDIEKGLSIEADQLQGALISAIVENGGDLSEFPVLQTVYGRLKIYEQTSVLSRA, translated from the coding sequence ATGAGGTTTTTAATTGTCGGAGCGGGCGCGGTCGGAGGCTACTTCGGAGGGCGACTGAGCCTTAAGGGGGAGGATGTAACCTTTCTTGTCCGGCCGAATCGCTGCAAGCGGCTTAAGGAGCAGGGATTGCATATTCAAAGCAAGCATGGGGACATACATACGCCGGTCAAAGTCATATCCACTGAGGATCCAGCGGCAGAACCGTATGATGTGATCATCCTGGCCGTCAAAGCCTATCATTTTTCGCAGGCGGCGCAGGACATCAAGCGCTTTGTCGGGGATTCGACGGTCATCCTGCCGCTGTTGAACGGATACGGGCATTTTCTTAAGCTCCAGCAGGAATTCGGCAAAAACAGGGTCTTAGGCGGGCTGTGCTTTATTGAGACAACGCTGGATCACGATGGCACCATCATTCAAACAAGCGGGCTTCATGATGTCGTATTCGGAGAATGGGACGGCTCCGCTTCGGCTCGCACGGACGCCATCCTGGAGCATATGAGCCGGGCGGGCTTCAACGTGAAGCTAAGCGGCAGCATTCAAAGGGATGTTTGGCACAAATACATCTTTATTTCCAGCATGAGCGGGATTACCGCACTGATGAATGCGCCGATCGGTCCGATTTTGGCCAATGAGCATGGGCGAAGCGTTTATCGGAGATTGATCGCGGAAATTGTCAGGACGGCAAAGCTGCTTGATGCGCCCGTGAAGGAGGATGTGGCGGAAATCACGTTCAAGATCGCGGAATCGCTGGATTTCAACATGAAATCTTCGATGCAAAGGGATATCGAAAAGGGCTTGTCCATCGAGGCGGATCAGCTGCAGGGCGCCTTGATTTCGGCGATCGTTGAGAACGGCGGGGATTTGTCCGAATTTCCGGTGCTGCAAACGGTATACGGCCGGTTGAAAATTTATGAGCAAACGTCAGTATTGAGCCGTGCGTGA
- the cydB gene encoding cytochrome d ubiquinol oxidase subunit II gives MAHETLAIIWFGLWGLIWAVYFMLDGYSLGTGMLFPFITKNEREERQLQEAIGPFWGSNEVWLITAGGATFAAFPLTYALMFSYLYTPLFLVLFGLFYRAAGLEFMHKHSTARWRAFWKGSFFAGSLVIALIFGIAFANIFRGLPVDETGYHGNLLTLLNPYGLLGGVLFLSLFLLSGSLWTAFKTDGAVRQRAIGLGKGLWLVSVAVVAMFDVATANQTPIFDNYTEHPALWLIPALSIGAVIAVGPLLRSERLGAAFAAVSLGIIGIMATGFIGLFPNMLPSRLDPAFSVTLFDAAASELNLKIMFFIALVAVPVVIAYQIWIYRIFKDKITSKNAQGYH, from the coding sequence ATGGCGCATGAAACGCTTGCAATCATCTGGTTCGGTTTATGGGGATTAATATGGGCGGTTTACTTTATGCTTGACGGTTACAGTTTGGGTACGGGAATGCTGTTCCCGTTTATCACGAAGAACGAACGCGAGGAACGTCAATTGCAGGAGGCGATCGGACCTTTCTGGGGAAGCAATGAAGTTTGGCTGATCACCGCCGGAGGCGCTACGTTCGCAGCTTTTCCGCTGACGTACGCGCTGATGTTCAGCTATTTGTATACGCCTTTGTTTCTGGTGCTGTTCGGTTTGTTCTATCGGGCGGCGGGGCTCGAGTTCATGCACAAGCATTCCACTGCAAGATGGAGAGCGTTCTGGAAGGGATCGTTTTTTGCGGGCAGTCTCGTCATCGCCCTGATCTTCGGAATCGCATTCGCCAATATCTTCAGGGGACTTCCGGTGGACGAAACGGGATATCACGGAAATTTATTGACTTTGTTAAATCCTTACGGATTGCTGGGAGGCGTTCTGTTCTTGTCTTTGTTCCTGCTTTCCGGCAGTCTCTGGACCGCTTTCAAAACGGACGGTGCGGTCAGACAAAGGGCGATCGGCCTCGGCAAGGGCTTGTGGCTGGTGTCCGTTGCCGTTGTCGCCATGTTTGATGTCGCCACTGCGAATCAGACCCCGATATTCGACAATTATACGGAACATCCCGCGCTTTGGCTGATTCCGGCATTGTCCATCGGTGCCGTAATTGCTGTCGGTCCGTTGCTGCGATCAGAAAGGCTTGGGGCGGCATTTGCAGCCGTTTCACTGGGCATTATCGGAATTATGGCGACCGGCTTCATCGGCCTGTTTCCGAATATGCTGCCCTCGAGGCTTGACCCTGCGTTCAGCGTAACGCTGTTCGATGCGGCGGCAAGCGAATTGAATCTGAAAATCATGTTCTTTATCGCCCTGGTTGCCGTTCCTGTCGTCATAGCGTACCAAATCTGGATATACCGGATATTCAAAGATAAAATCACGTCGAAAAACGCGCAGGGCTATCACTGA
- a CDS encoding sensor histidine kinase: MGDTDTYLNFLKNNGNPRHLSNYLKQIFDHIEDGIIIFDQERRILVMNPSSQKFTGWKVGGTVPYCSFCQTREVAPGENRCYLLSKREVPYFLASMPTYEGKYIEMELRTAVIYENEQQNRQEALLVLKDLSMKKREEEARISKLILQKTLEAQESEHKRLAQELHDGVGQSLYSISVGLQAIQANMHQAFQMEDYVRELVNALEKVIRDVKFYSWQLRPPSLDQLGLIPTVDHLIDNLRKTHPRIAFSFEHSGIRGRLSAILEINLYRVIQEAIHNALKYSQANKIKVEIRTKKDFLILSISDNGIGFDPSAANQGLGLKHMKERIDQLKGNLHIRSEPGCGGAKVVSVIPFKEENLID; this comes from the coding sequence TTGGGAGACACCGACACCTATTTAAATTTTTTGAAAAACAACGGAAATCCCCGCCATTTATCGAACTATCTGAAGCAGATCTTTGATCATATCGAGGATGGGATCATCATTTTTGACCAGGAACGCAGGATTCTTGTGATGAATCCCTCCTCGCAAAAGTTTACCGGCTGGAAAGTCGGGGGAACGGTGCCTTACTGCTCTTTTTGCCAAACAAGAGAAGTTGCGCCCGGCGAAAACCGCTGCTATTTGCTGTCCAAACGCGAGGTTCCGTATTTTCTTGCATCGATGCCGACGTATGAAGGCAAATATATCGAAATGGAATTGAGAACCGCCGTCATCTATGAAAACGAGCAGCAGAACAGACAAGAGGCACTGTTGGTATTGAAGGATTTATCGATGAAAAAACGCGAGGAGGAGGCGCGAATCTCCAAGCTGATTCTGCAAAAAACGCTGGAAGCTCAGGAAAGCGAGCATAAACGGCTGGCCCAGGAGCTGCATGACGGGGTGGGGCAATCGCTTTATTCGATTTCCGTAGGATTGCAGGCGATTCAGGCCAATATGCATCAGGCGTTTCAGATGGAAGATTACGTGCGGGAACTGGTGAACGCATTGGAGAAGGTTATACGCGATGTCAAATTTTATTCCTGGCAGCTGCGACCGCCGAGCTTGGATCAATTGGGCCTGATCCCGACAGTTGATCATTTGATCGATAATTTGCGCAAAACCCATCCCCGGATTGCCTTTTCTTTTGAGCATTCCGGCATCCGCGGACGGCTGTCCGCGATTTTGGAGATCAATCTGTACAGGGTCATTCAGGAAGCGATCCATAATGCCTTGAAATATTCGCAGGCCAACAAAATCAAAGTGGAGATCCGGACCAAAAAAGATTTTTTGATTCTCTCGATCTCCGACAACGGAATCGGCTTCGATCCCTCCGCCGCGAATCAAGGCCTGGGCTTAAAGCATATGAAGGAACGGATTGATCAATTGAAAGGCAACCTGCATATTCGGTCGGAACCCGGCTGCGGAGGGGCAAAGGTCGTTTCCGTCATTCCCTTCAAGGAGGAGAATCTGATTGATTAA
- a CDS encoding arsenic resistance protein has product MKTKNGTRQIDLLNQLFFLPGKNLSLTIPVTILCGLLIGNAFDTQFLKSGILIGTFFMIFPTMIGFRLRSAFDLSHGKVVLLSLLINFLAIPLIAALMGGALFTSPELFAGLAISALLPTSGMTISWTMLSKGNVEAAVKMTALSLIVGSLAAPVYLKWMIGSAIVFDMLQIFQTILVIVFLPMLAGQAATVFLLKRYGKETFAKQIKPILPAVSTWAMIFVIFSSISMKAPIFSNHPEQILYILIIVVFFYGLNFLISTFIGRWLLERRDALALVYGTALRNLSIALGIAVAAFGPSAALTVTLSFIVQVQFAAWFGKAADRFHFFGKGA; this is encoded by the coding sequence GTGAAAACGAAAAACGGGACTAGACAAATCGACTTGTTGAATCAGCTATTTTTCCTGCCTGGAAAAAATCTTTCCCTCACGATTCCCGTAACCATCCTGTGCGGATTGCTGATCGGGAACGCATTCGATACCCAATTTCTGAAAAGCGGAATTCTGATCGGCACATTTTTCATGATTTTTCCGACGATGATCGGATTTCGTCTGCGGTCGGCCTTTGATCTTTCCCACGGAAAGGTCGTTTTGCTTTCTCTGCTTATCAATTTTTTGGCCATTCCCTTGATTGCCGCCCTTATGGGTGGAGCGTTGTTCACCAGCCCGGAGCTGTTTGCGGGTCTCGCCATTTCGGCGCTGCTGCCGACTAGCGGCATGACGATTTCCTGGACGATGCTGTCCAAGGGAAATGTAGAGGCGGCAGTCAAAATGACGGCTTTGAGCTTGATTGTCGGTTCCTTGGCTGCCCCCGTTTATTTGAAATGGATGATCGGCAGCGCGATTGTTTTTGATATGCTGCAAATCTTTCAAACGATCCTGGTGATCGTGTTTTTGCCAATGTTGGCGGGTCAGGCGGCAACCGTATTCTTATTGAAACGTTACGGTAAAGAAACGTTTGCGAAGCAAATCAAGCCGATCCTGCCCGCGGTCAGTACTTGGGCAATGATTTTTGTGATTTTTTCAAGCATCAGTATGAAGGCTCCGATTTTCTCGAATCACCCGGAGCAAATTTTGTACATCCTCATCATCGTCGTTTTTTTCTACGGTTTGAATTTCCTCATTTCCACCTTCATCGGCCGCTGGCTGCTGGAGCGCCGGGATGCCCTTGCCCTTGTTTACGGAACAGCGCTAAGAAACCTGTCCATCGCGCTGGGCATTGCCGTTGCCGCCTTCGGCCCGTCAGCCGCGTTGACGGTGACGCTTTCCTTTATCGTGCAGGTTCAGTTTGCTGCCTGGTTCGGAAAAGCGGCGGACCGGTTCCATTTTTTCGGCAAGGGAGCGTGA
- a CDS encoding response regulator, whose product MIKVLLVDDHTLVRKGIRMLLQPYSDVQIVGEAHDGNDAVLKTIQLDPDLILMDLSMPDGLDGFSAAKEIQKHKPNVKIVILTMYDEEIYVQQAVRLGVQGYILKNSHGEMLIEAIREVYRGHIYYRSSVDEHKIKGWLAENPEEIPSVLTDREKEIVRMAALGFSNKEIAEKLLISIKTVENHKTNIMQKLQLKTKHELIQYAIQNKYLDLVF is encoded by the coding sequence TTGATTAAGGTTCTATTGGTAGACGACCATACGCTGGTTCGCAAGGGTATCCGCATGCTGCTTCAGCCGTATTCCGACGTGCAGATCGTCGGGGAAGCCCATGACGGGAATGATGCCGTATTAAAAACCATCCAACTGGATCCGGATCTGATCCTGATGGACCTATCCATGCCTGACGGCCTGGACGGCTTCAGCGCGGCCAAAGAGATTCAGAAGCACAAACCGAATGTGAAGATCGTCATTCTCACGATGTACGATGAGGAAATTTATGTTCAGCAGGCCGTCCGTCTCGGGGTGCAGGGCTACATTCTGAAAAACAGCCACGGCGAGATGCTGATAGAAGCGATCAGGGAAGTGTACCGGGGGCATATCTATTATCGGTCATCCGTTGACGAGCATAAGATAAAGGGTTGGCTCGCGGAAAATCCGGAAGAAATTCCGTCCGTCTTGACGGATCGCGAAAAAGAAATCGTGCGAATGGCAGCGCTCGGATTTTCCAATAAGGAAATTGCCGAAAAGCTGCTGATCAGCATCAAAACCGTGGAGAATCACAAGACGAATATCATGCAGAAGCTTCAGCTCAAAACCAAACACGAGCTGATCCAATACGCCATTCAAAATAAATATCTCGATCTCGTATTTTAA